One region of Acanthopagrus latus isolate v.2019 chromosome 24, fAcaLat1.1, whole genome shotgun sequence genomic DNA includes:
- the LOC119014991 gene encoding translation initiation factor IF-2-like, protein MTSSPSRATLAPDQGHAGSRPGPHWLQTRATVAPDQGHAGSRPGPRWLQTRATVAPDQGHAGSRPGPQWLQTRATLAPDQGHAGSRPGPRWLQTRTTLAPDQDHAGSRPGPRWLQTRARLGPHKRNRPGPDGG, encoded by the coding sequence ATGACCTCCTCCCCGTCCAGGGCCACACTGGCTCCAGACCAGGGCCATGCTGGCTCCAGACCAGGGCCACACTGGCTCCAGACCAGGGCCACAGTGGCTCCAGACCAGGGCCACGCTGGCTCCAGACCAGGGCCACGCTGGCTCCAGACCAGGGCCACAGTGGCTCCAGACCAGGGCCACGCTGGCTCCAGACCAGGGCCACAGTGGCTCCAGACCAGGGCCACACTGGCTCCAGACCAGGGCCACGCTGGCTCCAGACCAGGGCCACGCTGGCTCCAGACCAGGACCACACTGGCTCCAGACCAGGACCACGCTGGCTCCAGACCAGGGCCACGCTGGCTCCAGACCAGGGCCAGGTTAGGGCCACAcaagaggaacagaccaggGCCAGATGGGGGCTAG